The genomic segment CTCCTGGCTGGTCCCACCGGCTCGCTTTGCAGGGAGAAGGTGCAGTTGCCCCAGCAGCTGCAGTCACCTCTTCCCCATAACGCTGCCTCGCACCCCTGTGCCCAGACTGCCGTGAGCTCTAATGCAAAACAAATCTGCTCCCAACCACGCTGCCACTTGCGTGCACACGGCAACCTGCAAGGGCTCTCTGCCCCTAAAAATCAGAGCATCAACCCCAAACCACCCCACCAGTCCCGAGAAGTCAGCCAGGAGGTGCTATCGGCCCCCCTAAATAGAGGGTACAGCCAGGACAGACAAGAGCGTTGCAAACTTGCCAGCCCTGGTGTAGCTTTGAGCATTAACTTCACTCCTGATATCTTTGGGTGCCCAGAccctggggcaggggagagggggtGCCTTAAGGGATGTATTTAAAGACTCCATAGGAAGATACTGGCTGAGAAACCTCCACTGGTGTTGTGTATCCATTAATTAACCAGCTAATTAGTTAATTAAGCAGAGATGTAGATGAATCAGCTCAGCTGGTGAAGCTGTTACAAGATATTAATTATGATTTCTTGATGAACAGCACTTGGAGGCCTCCAGCCTGCAGCTCTGGCTCACAGAAGGGGGGTGTGATTCAGGGGATGGCGGGGGTTAAACAAATCCGCAAGCTAAGACATTTGATTTCAAATGCTCCAGGTGCTCTGGAGGCAGCCGATGGCTGGGGGAGACCAGAGACTGACTGCAGTGCGCTGTCTCCTGGGGAGCAAATGGGGATGCCAGCTCCCTGGGACAGCTGGGCCTGCAGGTCTTCGCACTGGGAGATCGGGCACCCAGACCAGGCTCTGGGGCAGAGGGATGGAGTTGGAACACCAAGAGATATGGCCAGACCAGTTCATCTTTGCCTGCCTTTCtcaatgcctcagtttcccctctgtgagagagggaaaagggaccTCTGGGCACTCAGAAGTGCTGGGCAATGTAAGACCCTGATCAAGGCAGACCAAAGCCTCCTCATGGCTGCTCTGGAACCAGCCCATGTTGCAGGCACAATGGCCTTTTAATTTAGCTCTACCTCTGCCAGGATGAGTTGCAGGGGCCCAAGCTGCCTAATCTTCCTCTTCTGTCTCCCCTCCAAGCTGGACAAAATGCTCGACCCCCAGGTGTGGCGGGAGGCAGCTACGCAGGTTTTCTTTGCCTTGGGCCTCGGTTTTGGGGGGGTCATTGCCTTCTCCAGTTACAACAAGCAAGACAACAACTGCCACTTTGATGCAACGCTTGTCTCCTTCATCAACTTCTTCACGTCTGTCCTGGCCACGCTGGTTGTGTTTGCTGTGCTGGGCTTCAAGGCCAACATCATGAATGAGAAATGCGTGGTGGAGTAGGtggaatttctttttctctggctgGGGCGGGGAAGTCTTTGCTCCTGTTGGTTGTGCTGGGTCTGTCTGGCTTTTGTTCGTGTGCTGGAGGTGATGGAGTAAGCGTCCCAAGGTTGGGTGATACTGTGTTTTGGTAGACCCAAGTTCCTGATGATCAAGACCTGGCTTTTCAAAGATGTCCCATTGTAGCTGAGGATACAATTCTTCTGGCTCCAGGTGGGAATTGGGCATTCAGCTCCTCCAATGTAAAATCCAGCTCCAAGGTGGGCTGTTAGTCTGCAAATTGTGGGTGAATTTAATGTCTGGTCACATCATCTGGGTTTTCCCCGGTTTCCATTCATCTTGGGGTCCCCTGGTCTGTGAGGTTAAGGAGCAGCTGCTCTGTACCCCAgaagcagctggacaaaggcaTATTTGTGCACCAAGAATTATCTTTAGAAAGACTACGCTGTGTCCATAAAAATCCTGACCATGCATTGTGGAGTCCCAGAGCGGGAGATGCCACAGCAGTGTGCAGCAGAGCAGGGCCAAGGGGGGAGTAGCAGCCACGTTCCCCAGTGGATGTCTGGCTGCATCCTCTGTCATGTGGCCCAGTGCAACCTTTACTTGCTCCTTGGGAAACTGCAAAGGCTTATGCTGACTGGTGCCTGGGTGACCCAGGAAGCCTCAGCCTGCCTGGTCCAAAGGGCTTTCGTGGTCAGACCATGTCCTCCACCCTGGGAAGAAGGGGACTTCTCTGAGTGACCAGGCTCTGCTCTCCCTTAGGAACGCCGAGAAGATCTTGGGGTATCTGAACACCAACGTGCTGAGCCACGACCTCATCCCACCCCATGTGAACTTCTCCCACCTCACGGCCAAGGACTACAATGAGATGTACAGGGTGATCATGACAGTGAAGGAAGGGCACTTCAAAGAACTGGGCTTGGATGCCTGCCTGTTGGAGGATGAACTCAACAAGGTACCTGGAGGCTTTCCTAGTAGGATAAGGAGGTCACCTCACCCATTGCCTCTTCCTGGTAGGATCTGCTCTACTCATGTTGCTCCTGGCATGTGGACCTGGAAAAAATCTTTTTAGAGACTCTCCAGGGATGGGGGTTTCCTGCCCCCCGTGATCTTCCCCAGTGCACAGCGGCCCTTACTAGGGCAGGGGAAAAGTTCTGCCCGTAGCAAGTATAGCAGAAAtctgaggtcacctctgtgtccAGACTGGGGTACCAGACTGTATTTTTGTTCCCCTGATGAGTGATTCAGCATGATGGGAGAAACCCGAGGCATGAAGTTACAGGATGTGGCATAACAAGCTCTGTCCCTGACACGGTTCTCCCCTCCTTTTGGTCCTCTCTCTCCCTGGACAGTCGGTGCAAGGAACTGGCTTGGCCTTCATTGCCTTCACAGAAGCCATGACTCATTTCCCGGCTTCGCCGTTTTGGTCCGTCATGTTCTTCCTGATGCTGATAAACCTGGGGCTGGGGAGCATGATTGGGACCATGTCAGGCATCACTACACCCATCATCGACACCTTCAAGGTGCGGAAGGAAGTGTTCACAGGTGAGGTCTTTTCTCCTGCATCCTCCTGGGGAGGGGTTGGAGGGTCCCCATAGCCCTGGGGAGTCTCTTCAGAAGAGTGTGGACATGATGGATGTGTACTGGGCCCTGGAGGCATGAGCAAACAGCTAATGGACTGTGTGATGAAGCCCTTGGTTCCCCTTGGGACGCTCTGCTGACCATGCCCCTTTGCTCTCCGCAGTTGGCTGTTGCATCTTCGCCTTCTTGGTGGGCCTGATCTTTGTGCAACGCTCTGGGAACTACTTTGTCACCATGTTCGATGATTACTCGGCCACACTGCCGCTCACTGTTGTGGTGATCCTGGAGAACATTGCTGTGGCCTGGATTTACGGCACCAAGAAGTAAGGCATTTGCCCAACAAGAAGAATAACTGTGCTGTCCTGACTAAAACCAGTCCTTTCAGCTCCTTCCCATAATACGTTTTCCCCAGGAGGCCAGCTCTGAGGGAGCATATGCCCCGGATGCAGTTACCTTATAGAGGCAGTAACTGGCTAAGCAGTAGTAACTCAGTTCACCTTGATCCTCTACCCTGCCCTAGGTGTAACCCAGCCCCAGGAGCAAATCCTTCTAGAGGGCATCCAGTGTTGGTTATGATGCTGTGTTACCTGTTGTTACCCTTTTGCTTGGGGCTTCAGGGTGAGTCTGGAAGGGGGACCTTGTGCCCATTCTTGTCGGCCAGAAGCTGGCCAGAGCAAGATGCTCAGGTGGCCTTTTCCTGAGGAGGCTCCCAGCCAGTCCTACACGCACTAGGAACACTGAGATGCTTGCTTGGACTGACTGGGCTCTTCTTCAGGGCATAGTTCACAACGGAGGCTGCTGGGAGGAGGCTTTTCATTTGAAGGTGGGGAACGGCATGGCTCCATCTCTTTCTCCTGGCAGGTTCATGCAGGAGCTGACAGAAATGTTGGGTTTCCGACCATATCAGTACTACTACTACGCCTGGAAGTACGTCTCTCCCATCTGCATGGCTGTGCTCATGACCGCCAGCATCATCCAGCTGGGGGTCAGCCCCCCGGGGTACAGCGCATGGATCAGAGAGGAGGTGAGCAAAGCTTCCTTTCCAAGATCCACCTTCACCCCAGGCCCAGACCGAGTAGCAGGTAGCTGAGAGATGTAGAGCATCCTGCTCTCCCTcaactctgctttttttctcctcatgctGGAGACATGCTGACTGTGGCTGCTCATTCTCTGCAGGCAAAGATCAGTTTTGCCTGCACTGCCAGAAGTCTTAAGCCAGCTCTGACCATGGGCCAGAGTTTGAGCTAGGGATTTGTTTTGCACGTGGTCAGTCCTTGTCCAGTGGAATAAGGATCTGGTGAAGAACTGGGCTGAAGAATCTTACAGCTTGGTTCCAGGGTGGAGGTGGTGTTCTGGTGGAGAGCCCTCAGCTGCTCCATTGGACAGAAATTAGTCTTTTGTGTTTCCTCCCCACCATCTCTAAAGATCTGATTCACCCATTTCCTCTTCATATCAAATGCACGCTTAGCATGAAGTAGGAGGTTCAGGGACAGCCAGAGCTTGCTGAGTGTAGGCGATAAAAGACTACACTGCACTCCAtagccctcccttcctccttttctgaCTGAAATATTTGCAGAAGCAAATGTGCTGTTGGGACACCAAATCCCAACACTCCACCTGCACTTCTGCAAAGTAGTGAGACCTACCTAGGAGACACAGTTTTCTGCAGTGAGGAGTTCCACAGCTTAACTACACACTGAGTGCAGGGCCATGTCCCTTTCCTTGTTCTGAACTCACCTTCTGATAGCTTCATGTGACTCCCTGAAGATGAGGTCTGGAAGGAGGCAGTAGGAGCTGCCTAGCACTTAGGAGACCTTGTACCTGGTGTACATCACTTTGGCCTTTGCTGTAGTAGTCCCTTTCAGTGGCTCTGAAATGCAAGAGGGGGACTGAAGCTCCGCTGTGCACCTGGGTGGGAGTGTAGATGATGGAGGAGAAACTGGCACCGCTAATGTCCCTCTAATGACACTAATATCCATCTCTTCCAGGCTGCAGAAAAGTTCCTTTTTTACCCAACCTGGGCCATGGCTATTCTCATCTCTCTGATCATCCTGGCATCCCTACCTCTGCCTCTGGTCTTCATCCTCCGTCAGTTCCACCTCGTGTCAGATGGCTCCAATGCCCTCTCTGTCACCTACAAGAAAGGCCGGATGATGAAGGACATCTCTAATTTGGAAGACAATGATGAGACCCGCTTCATCTTGAGCAAAGTGCCCAGCGAGACCCCGTCTCCCATGCCCACACACCGTTCCTACCTGGGTCCCGGCAGCAACTCCCCCATGGAAATGAGCAATGCCCCGAACGGACGATATGGGAGTGGGTATTTACTGGCCAGCACCCCTGAATCCGAACTGTGATGGTTGGCTGCCGACCACCCCCACCGGGAGAGAAGGTCACTGGGGAGTGGATCCTAGCTGTCCAGGCAACAGGAAAATTAATTAACAAAGAAAATGACAAAGAAGAACCCCCTCTTAGAATCGTAATCAAAAGCAGCCATTTCCAAGATGACATCGGGAAGAAGGGATTGCAGGAGGGGCAG from the Apteryx mantelli isolate bAptMan1 chromosome 25, bAptMan1.hap1, whole genome shotgun sequence genome contains:
- the SLC6A17 gene encoding sodium-dependent neutral amino acid transporter SLC6A17, which produces MPKNSKVTQREHSSEHVTESVADLLAHEEPVDYKRSVLNVTGETWDKQKDAEDELEAENRPAWNSKLQYILAQIGYSVGLGNVWRFPYLCQKNGGGAYLVPYLVLLIIIGLPLFFLELAVGQRIRRGSIGVWNYICPRLGGIGYASCLVCFFVGLYYNVIIGWSIFYFFKSFQYPLPWSECPIVKNGTVAVVETECEKSSATTYFWYRETLDISNSISESGGLNWKMTLCLLVAWSLVGLAMIKGIQSSGKVMYFSSLFPYVVLVCFLVRGLLLRGAVDGIMHMFTPKLDKMLDPQVWREAATQVFFALGLGFGGVIAFSSYNKQDNNCHFDATLVSFINFFTSVLATLVVFAVLGFKANIMNEKCVVENAEKILGYLNTNVLSHDLIPPHVNFSHLTAKDYNEMYRVIMTVKEGHFKELGLDACLLEDELNKSVQGTGLAFIAFTEAMTHFPASPFWSVMFFLMLINLGLGSMIGTMSGITTPIIDTFKVRKEVFTVGCCIFAFLVGLIFVQRSGNYFVTMFDDYSATLPLTVVVILENIAVAWIYGTKKFMQELTEMLGFRPYQYYYYAWKYVSPICMAVLMTASIIQLGVSPPGYSAWIREEAAEKFLFYPTWAMAILISLIILASLPLPLVFILRQFHLVSDGSNALSVTYKKGRMMKDISNLEDNDETRFILSKVPSETPSPMPTHRSYLGPGSNSPMEMSNAPNGRYGSGYLLASTPESEL